TTTTTTAAGCCCCTATTCAATTCTCACTTTAGGAAAGGATGTATCAGGATCCATAATCCAGACTCCTCCAAGAGAACTAGAGGTTATCAGTGATGCAGCTTTTGTCAACCTTACAACAATGTCATCATCACTTAGTCCTTTGGCTGTCTCTGTGCCCAAGACTTTAGGCAGTTCAGAACATGGCTTAGCACGCAAGATTCTTTCTAGGAGTACCCAAAATAGAGGAACACAAACACAGATTTCCAGGAAAAACCACTCAGGAAATACGTGAAGCCTCTAGAATCACACTGCATAAAGAGGGCCCAATCATTTTCTCAAACTCCTGCCTCCTGACACATTACACGCTGTGTGCTGGAACAACATCCAGCTTCTCCAAATACACAAAGACTTCTACCATAGCCCAGAGACATACATACTCTCCCTACTTTTAGCTACTGCCCAGAGGGACCCTAAGAGTGAGAACACCACTAATGCTCTTGTTACAACTGTGTCTCCCTCTTTGTGGTCATGGGAAGAAAGGGGATATTGATGGTTTTCCTCAGAATTGTGTCTGTAGAAGTTTTGGTATAACAAATAAAAAGCATGCCAGCAATGAATAGGCTTCCTGATTGGATGGGGGTTAGTCTGAAATTACAACATGGAACAATGAACTAAAGCCAGAACACTCAAAAGGGAGCATCCCAGACTAGGAGGTAGAATTCTgactcactgtctctgtctcactacttattcaattctctttttctctctctgtctctgtctctctgcctttgcctCTGTGTTCCTTTGACTGAATACCttggctctctgtctctctgtctctgtctttctctgtctctctgtctctgtctctgtctctctctctctctctctctgtctctctgtctctctgtctctctgtctctctgtctctgtctctctctgtctctctctgtctctctgtctctctctgtctctctgtctctctctgtctctctctctctctctctctctcctgtttaTCCTTTAGAACAAAGGAAAACGTCTCTGGGTAGGAGAATGGGAAAATCTTTAGATATGAAAGCGATCTCTCACAACCTGactaatatgggaatatgttttgtgtgatcaCATGTGCATACATTATATCAAATTGCTTCACACctttgggaggagagagggaagggagagagaatttggaactcaaaatcttaaaaagagaatgtttaaaattgtttttatatgcaaTTGGGGGAAATATTATTCCATTGGGGAAAATCAAGtatgaacttgaaaaaaatgaaagtgaagacAAAAGAGCCATCTGGTTTTCAAAAGATGACTCCAAGCGGTAGCCCAGGGAGCTCTCCCTCCCCGCTATTCATTCAGTTCCCCCCATTTACAAATGGCCCCCAGCCCAGCAATGGAGGAGGGTCCAGCATCCTCTTCAggctcagttatctcatctgccTACCCTATGGACTGTTAAGCACCTACAACAATCTCATTTGCTTATCTCAGTTTGACCTGGTTTGTGACCGGAAGCATGAAAAGGAGACCTCCCAGTCCGTGTACATGGCTGGACTTCTAGTTGGGGCTGCCATCTTTGGACCTCTCTGTGACAGGTAAGAAATCCCCTTACTCTCACCCGAAATTGCCCAGTGCCTCCACTGGTCATTGCCTCCCTGGGAATGCCCAAGTTCAGCTTCTCTCCCATGGGAGGGGACCCCTCTGGGCCAGTGTCAGATCTTCTTCCTCAGACCTGCCCCAATTTCTGTCATCCCTTCAGGATTGGCCGCAGGCCCACCATCCTCATCTTGCTGATCCTCCATGCTGTGTTTGGCATTGGGACAGCCTTCGTCCCTGACTTCTACTTCTACATGGCTCTCCGGTTCGCTGTGGCCATGGCAGTGGCTGGCTATGCCATCAGCAATGTCACCTTGAGTGAGTGTCCCAGGCAGGTCCTCAGTTCCTCTGAGGAAGGCGACTAAAGGGACCCACTCTGACCTCCCTCCCACGTCTAGGGATCCTTGTGGATGAACTAGAGCATCCCTCTCTGAAGCCTGGTCATCAGAGCTGTTACAAGCATTTAAGGagagtgggaggaggaagggCATCAACCTGGAGATGGAGGTCACCTGTGGGTTCTCCATCCTTTATTTGACAGAGAACTAGAAATGCCAGTGATTtatgtcaggcctagagaaattaaagagaagaaagaatgcttGCTGGGTATTGACTACATGACGGTTAACATAGAAAACCCTAGGGACcagcaaacaaacaaactgaCCCAGGAGCTTCAGTAAGGAATCGCCCGACTGTCCTGGGGTAGAGGGGGAACAGTATAGACAAACCCAGGATCATCCATCTTTTACTTGGCCATGAAGTCAGGCAAACACCCTCAGACGTGCTCGCCCTTCTGACAACCCACTTTCTCCAGGAAGCCCTCCAGTCTGTAAGTTTCTCCCAGTTAGAGCctaaatttcatttctttccacAACTTAGGCAAGT
The window above is part of the Gracilinanus agilis isolate LMUSP501 unplaced genomic scaffold, AgileGrace unplaced_scaffold32630, whole genome shotgun sequence genome. Proteins encoded here:
- the LOC123254791 gene encoding solute carrier family 22 member 13-like, which encodes MAGLLVGAAIFGPLCDRIGRRPTILILLILHAVFGIGTAFVPDFYFYMALRFAVAMAVAGYAISNVTLSECPRQVLSSSEEGD